The Cryptococcus gattii WM276 chromosome F, complete sequence genome segment GTAGCAGGGTTGTGGACGCTGAGAGGATGTTAGAGGCTGTGGATCGCAACGGGCGAGAGACGAGAGCTCACTCAATGGTCTTGGCGTTCTTGTCGACAGAAGTGGACCATTCGCCGTTGATAAAAATACCGGTAGGAACCTCGACCTTGCCCTTGTAGCCGGCGTGGTTGAATTCGTGAGTAAAAGTGGGAGTCATCTTGATAGTTATCTTGCGTGTGAGGCGTGCGCGAAAGTGGTAAGTAGCACAAACAGACGATAGTTAGGGAAGAGGCGAGGACGAAATGATTTCGGCTATATATACTAATCCGTGGAAGGGGGAAGACAGTTCGGTTTTAATGAGGTTGCCGGCAATCTGTCAGATATTGCATTGGTCATTTGAGCTGTACGCCGGCCCGGGAATAAGAAAGACCGCGTGAGATCCCTGAGCCCCATCAAAAATCTGTATCacaacctccacctccaccttctTTCGGGTAATCTATTATCCCGTAGGGCGCAtatcttctttctcttcgcGCAACCGGAGACTTTTAGTCCTGGCTTATAGCTCCGGGGGGCGCCATGCCTCCTCCACCGCATACTTGCAGTATTGATAAACGTTTCCAGGCAGCTGCTTCTTACGTAATGCCGAATATGATCGGCACTTGCTATTCCATAGTTAATATTATGCTTTATCCAGAGCCAGCCGCCGACATGTGGGCCAGCGAACGCTGAGTCAGCTACTGCGAATTAAAAACCTCGAGGCGCTCGGTCGCTCACCGTGTTTCTAAAGCTTCATAAACATAAACAGTAACCATTACTTATAAACGGCTAATAGCATTGAATATCATATTGAGTCAATCTAAAGATTAGACACAGGTATCTACTTGTTTCCATCGTGCCCGCAACCCTCGCACGAGTATGGTCCAGCGAGTAATGGGGGGGAGTGCATCAGACTGACCCATTCTGCAAAGTCCTCATTGGAATGTGACTCATCAACGATCTTCTTGACGTAATACTGACAGGCTGGTGCTTGGAGGAAAGGAATTCCCTTCTCCATGTGCAAAGGGCGGACTTCCCCTGTCTCACCAGAACTGATTGTGCCAAAGTTTGCGAAAGTCAACTGAACCGGATGTAACCTGAAAATTCCATTAGTCCGGTTTGCTGCATAATCAACTGTCATTCTGAATACGCACTGTTCCTCAGTATCCGTAACCATTGCCAATACTTTGCACCATTCCACGATGTTTTCCACCTCCgcttctctttttcttgaATCGTCCATCCCTTCCGCTTCGGGCGCGGGGGCGAGATCAAATGTCAAGACCTGGACGGGAAATATATATACCATATTCCAAATTCTGGCGTTGTGCACTATGAGGTGGAAGGGACGCAAGGCCTCTACCAGATAGATAGTAGATCGGAAAGGCTTATTGGCGACTGCGTCAGACAGGTCGTTTGGAATATGCAGACAGAGGCTGTCGCAAAATTCCCACGCATCCTCAAGCTCCAACAATGGTGGAAGCCATTGTGCAGGATCCTCCAGGAGATTTCGCATGAGCTCTTCCCCCAAAGAAACGCCTTCCATGTCTTCAAAGAGTTTAAAATCGTGACGAGGGATGAAATCAAACTGATTCACCATTTCGTTATGGGCCCCAAAAACGTCAGCCTCGCGAGCGTAATTATCTAATGTCTCTTCCATACAGAGGAGGGCCTTGGCAGTCTGTATCCGAAGATATCGGCATTGTTTCAAAAGCATAATTTTTTGAGCACCGGGGTGACatttgaagaagggaatCTTTCCTTGCGCTTGTTCCATCGCCTCTCTATACGGTGGAAACACGGTAAAGCGATCTTCATGATCCCATTCTTTGAAAAATGTGTACCGTTTGTACTGATCCATGCCTCTCCCGGGAGATGCTGGTGTCGGCTTATCACGAAAACCCATCATGCCCTCAAATACGGCTTCAACATTTCCATCGTGGAGAGTAATTTTTTCGTACAACTGGTATACGTGAGTTTCGTATATTTTGCGTGACAGGCGGAGAATAGTGGTGAAGTGCGAGTTACAGCATTTCCTCACGAGATGGTGGAAGATGAGTTCAGTGACTTCGGGTGGGAAACGGGAGAGGGTGACGATATCGCCAGATGGCAACACATTTGTCGAACTGACGCAGGGGCAGGAGGACATAATATAGCAAGAACGCCTATGTCAATGCAAGATCAGCGTGAATGAATAGGCAGAATAGTTGGGATAGATGATGATTAGGAGCGTGCTGATGATTTTGACGCTGTGGTTCTGTACTGTATGAAGGAAATAAGAACTTTGTAAAATAACAGACGAATTCGCGCCAGTGATTTTTGCGGTAGTTTTGGATCCGGCTCCGTTCGACTCCTCCACGCATCGACGACCAATGCAAGCTCTGTGCGTGGGGCATTTGAGTATAAGAATATGTGCTACTATAAAACCTTTCACTTTCATTCTACGTTTACATCGATTATACGCCTTATTAATCTAAATATTCCATCCATGACAAAACCGAGGACCGTAACGCAGATGTTATTTACAGATTAACTTACGGAATAACTTACGGAATGAAGTGCATCTTGTCCCGACCTATCTACATTCAAGCGCTTATATACCCTCCAACCCACTGACTGATTCCGGAGCTCCTTGTAGCCGGTCGAGGACTTCCTCAACTCTTCCCGCTATTAAGCTGCCGCATAATACGGCTGAAGAATAATGCAGGTGTAGGCAGGTGGGTCCTTCCGCAGAACGCCACTTGTTGCTAACTGTCTTCTAATCTTTCAAAAGATTTGCGAAAGACTCAAAGGTCACGGCAGTTTCGATGACGAGCTGAATACGCTTATTATTGAATACTTTGCACAAGAGGTGAACCATCAAATTTCACAGGTTCGTTCCCAGATACGACGGGATAGCTCAAATGGGCTATATCGTCggctcttcttcatcgtTGTTGTTCAGATCCTCTGGCCCTTTAAAAAGAGGCCTTTACATCTTCTGTCATCAAGCGGCACCTTCTTCTAGATTTTACCCACGTTATTTGGACATGTGTGACGAGAGATTATAAGAAAATCAATTAAATGGGTGCTGCAAAGATGTAGCTTGGAAGTATAGAGTTTGAAGATAAGATTGTTGACTTCGGCAGAAGATTGAGAGAGACGTAAACTGCGAAGGGGAATGATTTCGGGACAACAGTAACCATAATGGCTCATGATATATAAGCTGATTGTATAACTTGATGTTGTAAGTTAATATTTAAGTAGTTGATGTGATGATCTGAAAGTATGTGACACTAGCAGGTCGATGCCATGTACTTGCTTGTAGTTCGTAGCTCATTCTCAGCTTTATGGGCCACTCCGCGAACGGTATCCAGAGCAATGTGAACTTGTTTCAAGTACTCGTTGTGCCGAAGAAAATGGTGGGTTACGGCTTTATGCACATTTCGTAAGTATAAGAGTCATCCGCTCGCTGCGGCGGAGGCCATCTGTAACTCATGAAGTGGAACCTTTTCGGACTTCTGCAATTGTAAGAGATAAGTGAACATTTGGTACGGCGCAATTAGACAAAGAGGATGTAATAAATatcctcatcttctgtCAACAGCTTCCAGCCTATGTAAATTACTCACTGCCACACACTTGACGGAAGGTCAAAGCGTCAACTGATAAAAAAAGGCCATGCTAGTTTCATCCTTTTCAAGAGATCACGTTCGTCATAGATGTGTCCTGATCTCAGTACGTTCAGTGAACCATTAATGGGAAAGTGCCCCTTGAATAGAATGGTGTTACTATGCATGCAATGATTCTGGAGTCGTCTACAGTCCGCCCTTGGCGCCCCTCCTGGCCATCTATGTTCCGTCAGCATATACACAGCAGTGATtagaagaaagagaaaggaaacTCACCTCAACAACCTTCCAACCGCCAGTCAACTCGTTGTCCAATTCTGACTCCAACCTCGTAATCACCATAGCATATCTACACTGTTCGACATCATTCTCTGATCCAACAACAACCTTTCCGGTCTTGGCTGATCGGAAGAGGAGTTGTTCTTGGGTGGCAAAGGTAATGACGAATACGGGGACGTTGTTCTCAAGCATCTTGCCGTGGGCAATGTCAACATGCTTGATGTCAAGAATCTTAGAGTCTGAAACAAGACCTTGCTTGATGAATTGGCCCATAGTTGCCCAGAGGACGTTAAAGGTCTATAGAGTGTCAGTCTGACTGTATATCGGCAGAGTTTTTGACGCACAGCTTCACCACACCAAGCCTTCAAGCTTTCCCTGTCTGCACTCAAGTACGCGTCGACAACTTCAGGTACAATATACTCTCTCAACTCCCCAGTCCACCTGTCCATCCTAAAGTTGGGGTCTAACGCCTTCATGGCACGGACGACCTGAGCAGTTTCGTTCTCCTCGAACAAAGAGCCGACCTTGGTACCAATCGTTCGGATGGCGGAAATGAAGGGAGATTCAGATTCATAGTAGTTCTCCATCATACGCTGATAGGTGGGAGATTCCTTGATGAACGCAAGGCGGGAGACGGATTCGGGCTTGTCGGAGAGAACAAGCGCCTCACCAGCTCTGCAACGGGATTAGTTAATCTTGCTATACGGGAAGCATTCAGCTCACTCAGGATTCTCCTCAACCCTCTTGATAGCAGTCCTTCCAGCCTTCTTGGCCCtcatctctctcttctttctcctagcttccttctcctcgtAACCACCATATCTACTCCCAACACCActctcatcttcaaatGCCTCTTCGAGACTCTCAGCCATCAATTTGTACGCCTTTGTGTCTCTAATGGGCGCAGTAGCGCTAGATGCGGCAGAAACGAAACGGTTGGTAGCGGCAGAAATGGCCTTGAGCACTTCAGAATCGGCGAGAGCGTGCTGGACAGCGTCGTGCACGGAGATACCGGCCTTGTGAAGGTCACCGACTGCAGATTGGATTCGAGGGTTGTTTTTGATCAAGTTGGTGAGCTAAACGAAATCAGAACTTGCATCTACGTTATCCATTGAAATAGCTCACCCTGGTCTTCTCATACACATCCTTAGCCCTCTTCATAGCAGCGCTGTCGGCGAACTTATCAACGTCACCTTGCAACTGTTTGACATTGTCCTGCCACCCCTTATtcttctcaatctcctccTTCAAGACCTGAGTGAAGACGGCCCACGGAGACCGAGGGGTGATAGGTTCATCGTTGCCTgatttcttcttttgcGATTGTTGTTCAGACTTTTTTGACTCGTCCAAGAGACGGGCTGTATATGAGATGGGACGGAGCGACTGAGGAGGGATGAATCGGCGAGCGGGAAGTGGTTGTTGTCGGAGTCGAAGAGCGCGGAGGAAGACTGGTCGGGAGTGCATTTTGATGCTTCTTTTTTTTATAAAGGAAGATGTAGAATAATGTGTTTGAACAATGTACGACAATTTGCCTCCCATACGACTTTTCGTGCAATCAATTCCATCGGACTCTGTCGGCGATTGTGTGTCCATCATGTCCAGTTTGGCACGTGGCAAAGGGGAACATCTAAGATTTGTGTCCGGATAAACAGACCGGCCGCCTGTAACGTGCCGGTCTGGCGATTTCAACTTGTCCTGTTTACCACGCACGCGATTCGTCTGCTCGATACACTAATATCGCTGGCAACCTTCCCAATAAAGAGCAATGGCAGAAGACAAGgccaaagaagaaagggCAAAACAAGCAGAGAGAGCGAGGAAGCTGGTATGTGGTATAATCAACAGGTATGGTCTGGACTATAGCTCACATACCGCAGCTCGCTcagagaaagaagaaaaaagcGGCAGAAGCTGGCACAGCGTCGGGATCTCAGACGCCTTTATCAGTAGATACTCTCAGTTTGCCATCAGAACGGACAAGCTTGGATGACGCTCACGCAGAGAGTGAGAAATCAAAGAAGGCTGACGCTACAGATCAAGGAGTTAAACCAGCCGATGTCAGAGAGGGAACTTCGGAGAGGGAGACTGAAGCAGTAGAGGAGGGAAAGCCGGAAAAGGCGGATATAAAAGAAAAGCCGCAACCTGCAGCTCGCACCGAAGAAGCTGCTGAATCGAACCTGGAAACGCTCGACAGACTTGCGCCagtagaagaagaaacgCCTACGCCGGGACCGCCCAAGGAgtcgaagaagagcaagaagaaggctgctAAGAAAGAAAAACAGGAAGCTGCTAAAGCTGCAGATGCGGAAGCAGAAGCCAATGTCAAGGAGGATGCGGCGACcgaggaagagattgagGCTGCCCACATGGAGCAACCTTTCGGCGGAAGCTCGCAGGATGAGAGCAAAACGATTGAGACATCTGAAACCGTGAAGTCAGGATCCGAAGCCTCAAGTGCTGAATTTAAACTTCAACCTGAAGCTCAAAAAACCGCCAAAACTACTGAGGAAGCTTCCAGCGAGTCCTTGGCTAACCTTCAAGAAACCGtatctcttctcctcaacGAACGATCAGAATTCCAATCCCAGCTATCTTCCCTTCGCTCTGAGCTTGAGAAGGCCCAGGGAGACTCAAAGCTCTTGGAACAAGGACGAGAGTTAATTAAGAAcctggaggaggagaagcGATCATTAGAATTTCAGTTGAACGAGGCGCAGGCGAAGGCGGCCAGGATTGAGGGTTTGGAAAGTGAAGTGAAGAGCGCTGGAAGCGAATTGGAGGGAGTTAAGAAGGCGAAGGAATCTCTGcaggaagaaaaggaacGGTTGGAGTCTGAACTTGTGGCGCAACGAGATGctgagaaagagagggTAGGAGAGCTGGAAAAGGCTATTGAAAGGTCaagagaaagggaaggTGGTCTTGAAGCTGAGATCGGAAGGTTACGGCAGGTTTGTCTATCCTTTAACATTCACAATTCTTACCCACAGGCTGATCTGTCGATGACAGAGCCATAACGAACTCTCAAACAACCTTTCCAATTTAGCTACCGACCTGGACTCCCTCCGGTCCTCGTCAGCCCTTACAGAGTCGACTCTTGCGGATCTCCAAGCAGCCCACACCACTCTCCAATCTGTCCATGATCAACTCAATAGCGACCACTCTATCCTCAAGGACGAACATTCACAACTAACTTCTACACATTCTACACTTCTAGATACACATTCCTCTACAAAGACGACTCTTAAGTCTCTCCAAGGCACACATATCTCTTTGCAATCCGAGCTTGAATCCATCAAATCCAAATTAAACGGTGCCACGAAACGCGCAGATACGGCGGAGAAGCGGAAGGCAGCTTTACAAAATGATAACGAAGAATTGTTAAAGCAGCTTGAGGAAGTGAGAGGAAAAGTGGTGCAAGCAATGGAAGAGAATGCAAGACTGGCTAGCGAGGTTGAAGGGTGGGAGATAAAGGGTAGAGGATGGGAAAAATCTAAGGCGGAGATGGAGAATGATCTAGAAATGAAAGATGCTGAAGCTACGGTGTGTCGAAATGGGCACCATGGAATAATAGGTGCTGACTGTCTATAGGACCTTTATAACCAAGTATCATCACTCGCAGAAGAAAACTCTTCCAGAGCCGAACAGATCgcttctctctcctcccaGCTTTCTAAAGCCCAAGAACAGATCTCGTCCCTCCAATCATCCCTTCTTGCGGCACAAGCTGCTGCCATCCCTCTTCCTGCTTCCCCCTTAGCGTCCACCTCTGCCATTACCCCTCCACAACAGGAAGACCCCAATTCCTTGAGCACCGCTGAAGCCGCCCATGCCCTAGAAGTCAGTAACCTCACAGCTGTTATCCGCAGCTTGGAAGACGGATTGTACAAGCGCGAAATGCGACTGCATGAATTGGAGAGACAGATAATGGACTTTTCAGGCCGATCTGGGACGTACAGGCCCACGAGCGGGAGCGGTAGTGGGGCCAAGGGATACTTCTTCTCGCCACCTGATCAGCAGCCATTAGCTCCTCAATCGCCGACCATTGCTCCTAAACCGAGATTAAATCCTGTGGACGCTATCCTCCCTCCCTCAGTACGACATAAGCGTCAAGTATCTCTCAATGCGCTGAAAGCGAGGATGGAGCCTAGCATGAGCCTTAAGGGTGCTTCCCCACTGAGAGGTTTGAGGACGATGAATGAGgtcaaagaagaagctaatgagggagatgaaggaagaCGGGGAAGCGTGGACAGTAGGAGGATTGGTGTGAAAAAACAATTCGGAGACGAGATCATGTTCTGCTGTCCGGCGTGTGATGGAGAACTCATCACACTCTAAATATTTTCGCATATCGAAAATGAAGAAATTCAAAGCATTAACAAATAATGAAAATAATTTGGATTCCTGAGTGGAAGACAAGGGACGGAGGTGTAGATTCACCCACGCATACATAATATACATATTTGACAACAAAATAGCCATGCCCTTTAGAACTTATGATTTGCTCTTTTCTAGCCATtgagatgaggagagaTGCTTAACCCAAAAAGACTTGATCGTTAATTTCTATTCCAAATTCTTCTTTTGCCATCGCCTCGAACTGTGCCTGTATTCTATCTTCCCAATTTCCTTTATCTCGCGGGATAAGTTCTGTCGACAAGACGTCAGCTTGCTGTTGCCCTACATCTCAAGCACATGATTGGCTGCTCACTCTGCTTCAAGGTTGTCAACCAGAAC includes the following:
- a CDS encoding Hypothetical Protein (Similar to TIGR gene model, INSD accession AAW44039.1) gives rise to the protein MSSCPCVSSTNVLPSGDIVTLSRFPPEVTELIFHHLVRKCCNSHFTTILRLSRKIYETHVYQLYEKITLHDGNVEAVFEGMMGFRDKPTPASPGRGMDQYKRYTFFKEWDHEDRFTVFPPYREAMEQAQGKIPFFKCHPGAQKIMLLKQCRYLRIQTAKALLCMEETLDNYAREADVFGAHNEMVNQFDFIPRHDFKLFEDMEGVSLGEELMRNLLEDPAQWLPPLLELEDAWEFCDSLCLHIPNDLSDAVANKPFRSTIYLVEALRPFHLIVHNARIWNMVYIFPVQVLTFDLAPAPEAEGMDDSRKREAEVENIVEWCKVLAMVTDTEEQLHPVQLTFANFGTISSGETGEVRPLHMEKGIPFLQAPACQYYVKKIVDESHSNEDFAEWVSLMHSPPLLAGPYSCEGCGHDGNK
- a CDS encoding Peripheral mitochondrial membrane protein, putative; Tim44p (Similar to TIGR gene model, INSD accession AAW44037.1; involved in mitochondrial protein import), with protein sequence MHSRPVFLRALRLRQQPLPARRFIPPQSLRPISYTARLLDESKKSEQQSQKKKSGNDEPITPRSPWAVFTQVLKEEIEKNKGWQDNVKQLQGDVDKFADSAAMKRAKDVYEKTRLTNLIKNNPRIQSAVGDLHKAGISVHDAVQHALADSEVLKAISAATNRFVSAASSATAPIRDTKAYKLMAESLEEAFEDESGVGSRYGGYEEKEARRKKREMRAKKAGRTAIKRVEENPEAGEALVLSDKPESVSRLAFIKESPTYQRMMENYYESESPFISAIRTIGTKVGSLFEENETAQVVRAMKALDPNFRMDRWTGELREYIVPEVVDAYLSADRESLKAWCGEATFNVLWATMGQFIKQGLVSDSKILDIKHVDIAHGKMLENNVPVFVITFATQEQLLFRSAKTGKVVVGSENDVEQCRYAMVITRLESELDNELTGGWKVVEMARRGAKGGL
- a CDS encoding myosin heavy chain, putative (Similar to TIGR gene model, INSD accession AAW44035.1), producing MAEDKAKEERAKQAERARKLLAQRKKKKAAEAGTASGSQTPLSVDTLSLPSERTSLDDAHAESEKSKKADATDQGVKPADVREGTSERETEAVEEGKPEKADIKEKPQPAARTEEAAESNLETLDRLAPVEEETPTPGPPKESKKSKKKAAKKEKQEAAKAADAEAEANVKEDAATEEEIEAAHMEQPFGGSSQDESKTIETSETVKSGSEASSAEFKLQPEAQKTAKTTEEASSESLANLQETVSLLLNERSEFQSQLSSLRSELEKAQGDSKLLEQGRELIKNLEEEKRSLEFQLNEAQAKAARIEGLESEVKSAGSELEGVKKAKESLQEEKERLESELVAQRDAEKERVGELEKAIERSREREGGLEAEIGRLRQSHNELSNNLSNLATDLDSLRSSSALTESTLADLQAAHTTLQSVHDQLNSDHSILKDEHSQLTSTHSTLLDTHSSTKTTLKSLQGTHISLQSELESIKSKLNGATKRADTAEKRKAALQNDNEELLKQLEEVRGKVVQAMEENARLASEVEGWEIKGRGWEKSKAEMENDLEMKDAEATDLYNQVSSLAEENSSRAEQIASLSSQLSKAQEQISSLQSSLLAAQAAAIPLPASPLASTSAITPPQQEDPNSLSTAEAAHALEVSNLTAVIRSLEDGLYKREMRLHELERQIMDFSGRSGTYRPTSGSGSGAKGYFFSPPDQQPLAPQSPTIAPKPRLNPVDAILPPSVRHKRQVSLNALKARMEPSMSLKGASPLRGLRTMNEVKEEANEGDEGRRGSVDSRRIGVKKQFGDEIMFCCPACDGELITL